Part of the Periplaneta americana isolate PAMFEO1 chromosome 4, P.americana_PAMFEO1_priV1, whole genome shotgun sequence genome is shown below.
TGGGTAGGGAACTTTCTTCTCTACTGGGTAAGGTACTTTCTTCTCCACATACACGGGATAAGGTTTGGGTACAGGTACTGGGTAGGGTTTGTCGACATGTACAGGGACAGGAACCTTCACTGGGACTGGCACTTTCTTCTCAACGTGGACTGGGTAAGGGTGAGGGACTGGTACTTTGACTTCCTTGGTGATCGTGATTGCCTTGATGTGCGCTTCGTGGTGACTTTCGCCGCCGCCAAAACCACCGCCGCCGAAGGAATGACCTCCTCCCAGAGACAATCCTTCGTGACCTCCCAAAGATAGTCCTCCTCCGTGACCGAAGTCTCCACCGCCGTAACCCAGATCGTGGAGACCCCGCTTCACAGTCTTGGTGTCTTCCTTCTTATCCTCCTCAGCACGTGCCATGGTGGCTATTAGGAGGGTGCAAATCTGAAAGAGCACACAGCCTTCTTGTTATTGGAAATATTTTTTGCTTTAACtgatttaacatgtaatattagaTCACACCTGTACTTCCGTAATTAACAcattataatttcaagggaaaaattgttccggggccgggtatcgatcccgggacctctggttgaacgtaccagcgctctttccaactgagctatccgggaactccacccgacaccgtctcaacttttccctttatattcacacaactcgcgtgggctgacgaaacgccagagacccacatcgagtgcacacaatttctgtgtgacttggaattgtggttttctgttaacgtacacagtgacgtatatattatgcaaatctagtctttcaggtaaggctccctgtaaagcagatttaaaCACATTATAAAGTTCCTCTGAAGTAACAGTATAATAATTAACATCATCCAAAGATCTTTAGCCCATTCTATCTTTACCTTTAACCCATTCCATTTTACCTTTAATCATTAAACTGACGAAATATCATATAGGATACAACATTTTGTTTCATGCTATaggtaattaaaaatgtaataaaataaatttataggaaaatataaatatcagcaaaattacaaaataatacattacGTAAGTTTCCCTTTAACAGACTGTTGCGGTTTAAGAAATGCCACTATGAGACAGAGAGTTCTTCCAATTTATggattaaaataattatgaatcaGCGCCCACATTTCACAAGAATGAATTCTTCTAATCATACTGTCAACATGGCACAAGAGCAATGCTTTAGAAAACAAGATGAAACCACAAATGTTGGGCTACatttaatacaaaagaaaaaaaacttacgTACGAACATCctgccgggcatcgaacccattTATTCAGGACTTTTCTCTCACATAGCAGAATTCACTTGGAAAAATGCTGCATAATTGAAAACGTCAACAGATTTCTACTTTATAAAAATCTCAGAAATTTTAACACTGATTTCTTGATAAAGGATTTCTCGCGGTACTCCCGTTACCATTACATCACTTATCCGTGAATAATTTTATAGCTTATATCATCTCTAACAAAATGTATGACAAGTGGAACTGAATAAGGTACTTACAAGAAGCCTCATGTTGCTACGCGTGCAGTGGCTTGGGGATGCAACTGTGATGCTGTGACGTCTGCACTGACTTGCTCTGCTTTTATACGCTCCCACAAGAGACTTTCTCGGTGTCGTACTTGTTTGCTCCTAGCAGATCCAACACACTTGCCCCATGAAGTGTGGGTTCTTCCTGCCGTGTGTTACGTCACTCGCACCTCGTATTGTTATGAACATGGGCTTTTATTACGGAAATATAATATCTCTCGCACACATTAATTAAATTGGATGGAATCTTGCCTCCGAGATTAAAGAAATAGCATAACGGAACATATTATTCttgtacagtaaaaaaaaaaaataaataaatatcaacacaAACGAAAATGAACATAGGCTTTAGGCTATGTATTCCTGTCCGATAGAACTAAAATGTTCTTTTTCCTCATCATTGTCCTTCGTTTTGAAGTAGTGCTTGAGAATATATCAGTTTTGAGACTTCAGTGAAGGACCGGAGTGATAGACCTTTAACAACGAAAATTCATAGGCACGACTTCTTTCGGAGGGAAAATAAAATTGGTAACAAGCAAAATAACCCACTATTCGATAGAGaggattaaaaaatatttcactcATCTGCTGCAGCATCaacagtagtggtggtgatggtggtggtggcgacggcagtagcagcagcagcagcagcagcagcagcagcagtagtagtagtagtagtagtagcagtagtagtagtagtagtagtagtagtagtagtagtagttctgtGCTCGAAATTTCATATAGGGCAAGGTCTACTAGGTAACTGCTGGCCTCACAGCCACAAACCtcagaagaggtgaacgatcatacaagcAGTACGTGGTAATATGAATGAATATTTGAACATAGATGAGAAAGTGAAGTATAAGATGCGTGGGTGAGAGGATGTAATTCATTGGTACCGGAGAAGTTGAAAGTCAGGTACGAAATGTATTTCAGTGGAATAAAAAAACtatattagaagaagaagaagaagaagaagaagaagaagaagaagaagaagatgatgatgattccaTTGCATTAAATAATTGTACAAATTgcacaatcaatttcaatttcaaatgaagttctttatttgttGGTTCTCAGCTAAGTTCTGTTGTTTGTCacccaaacaaataaataaaaagtttaaataaatcacagttTAAGTGTACCGGAACTCTGTTTCATTATGACTCATAACAGTCCAAATATCTAGGTTGGCAGCTCTGTTGTTGCCATAAAAATTGATAGACATATCTTACATTGGACTTACGTACGAGGTCAACATCAGTCGTAAATCTATAAAACAAAACTGAAGTGCAAAAAATCATTAACATTGTATCAACAAAATGGTTATTATGGAAATACAAaaactaactttttttttctaatggcggGTTCTTGACACGTCATtcactcttatgaaaccacttaTGTAGATCAATTTACCAACAGAGCCGATGCTCAGGGTGcatctaaagccttggttttttctgaacagacgcatgcgagatgcgaggtgcgaggcccgcctcgcacaaatccggactacaggagagatagtgaTTAGTTCCtctagctgcgaggtgcgcagacctcgcatctcgcagttatagaaaccattctcgcatctcgcatgcgtcggttcagaaaaaccaaggctataGAAGGCtgatctacgctacacccgctatGATATGAGATGATGGAGCTTGTTAGGATTCCACACAGGAATGAGAGCTCTAAGAAAAACCCCAGTGTAACCTGGACCACTGACTTGtctaacacaagttataaatcgggggtacgctGGAAATctaacccgggtccacaggattatataTTCAGAGTTCTAACCACTAGACATGTGGTTGTCAGCatgcgctgaaatgggtaaagggtaaggagtGTCTCGGAacatgcaccgtcgtgcagaagggggaaagagaaagcatacccgccagcagccacggatacaCGAcaatgcaatgtcttatccgagggtaagagacgctagcccgaggatgACTGCTGCACTAGACTACAATGACGGCTATATacctgaaatgtaatatttttttgtattccagcattataatgttatattatgaaacaagttcatagTATTATGCGTTATGGCACGTATCAATTTTTAGGGAACGAGTGAAGACGctttcctaattttgacgagagcaataaatgtataacattataaacatgTTCCATACGCTATTTCTAGTACGACagcattacaaaataataattgataaagaaaaaaCATCAGATTTGTAACGACGGGTAGCTTGATATCATGGTCTAGAACGAAATAGGTTGCTATATAttaaataactagccgtacccgtgcgctccgctgcacccgttagaagtaaatataaagtaattacataattaaaataggacatttgatccagggaacattcgtgtttgatagaaggataaatcgtttattattttacttaaattgtattaaaaaattaaaatgcgatcattttgatccagagaccactcatttggtcataaaaattattttaggaaatacaggaaacgaatgcctatcaagttttctgtgcataagaagctattttaatcttacctgtcctcgattcactcagaagttactgtaataacattatagcattatgtccatctagagaaactacagtttccaatgatgaattaataattaattatacaaatcggttaattttccgatattacttcatacaaacacagaaacattctctttaggctatgtttcatagctttcgattgttgttgtccaaggccccttatagacgaagtcatttttttatttcattacaccgccttagatggcgttgttattgtaattttgaaactcatttatcgcattaaatatcagtcctatcaaaattttacatggaataaaacttatcggaaattatttttaaagaaacttttgttatgtattatttttcatgaaaattaataataaaggagatatttcgatttatttaattcaagcccccttataaacccccttttaaataaaaaaaaaaattgaatgccatatagcctaaattctaagttacaacgaacttaatttatattccaattttcatataaatcggttcagccattatcacgtgaaaaggtaacaaacatccagacagatagacagacagacatacaaacaaaaatttcaaaaaagcgattttcggtttcagggcggttaattatatatgttaggaccaattatttttggaaaatctaaaattaccagaaaaatttcggctacagatttattattattagtatagatatagcatggcaaatcgtttcataatgttaactttatggcacacgTTAtaccgtcataatagaagtcatgacactttagttgtcatggtaatattttacggctctcGTACAATAATATGCCATATTACACACGATTTTCAATAATGATAAAGACTATTCATAATTCTAGAGCACAAAAaagtctttatcgttagtgaaaatcgttagTGAAAGTAATAAGCCACATTATTGTTccagtgccgtaaaatattaccatgccaagtAAAACATCATGACTTATATTGTAATgacataacttgtgccataaaattaatattatgaaacgaatTAATTGCTATGCTACAATGTTTAATACACATTCCTCACAGCAACGCCTTTCATCATAAACCACATCAAACTACCGATCAACACGCATGTTGTTATTTCTtcattaactgttttataatgctctcatacaaaaaataatgtatgaaacaaCGAATTAATTGCTATGCTACAATGTTTAATACATCATTCCTCATAGCAACACCTTTCATCATAGACCACATCAAACTACCGATCAACACGAATGTTGTTGTTATTTCTtcattaactgttttataatgctctcatacaaaaaaaataatatatgaaacacgtttataatgttatacatatCTATATTTCTGATTCTATGATACAGGTAAACAGCAACATTCATTCAGCAGAATGAATACCGCGAAATCCttgaatgataaataataatacctCATTACACGTTAATTTTTTAGtcctatactactactgctattattaccacagtcaagtatatacaatcacgaagcttgaattgatGAGAGTAGGGGAAACtctgctaattccgcagtagtgcatgtatgattttactgcggctttacaatagcgtgaacgtaagttttcaGACGCTGTCAGCAGgagcatgtcctctgcagtactatagaaaaaaatcaaggatattggtcgacaccactgtcagcaatacagtgaaacattgaAAGTTGGTTATTTTTggtgttttgctacacagttgTGAAAAAAGTGAGCACTGTTACAtaaaaattgttccttttatgctACTTTCAtgatgtatttcaaaattatttactactgcggaattagccaagtcctattgcggatttatccacactgttgcggaattatccgagttctttttcaactgtaatgtaatgtacaactaaatatatttgcattttaataggtctcttcatctcatttggtaatgaaaggtttcgtccagtTCTACAtaccttaataatatttttcaaaaacattttgagaaaaatatgatagatttatttcttaatattgcgaaattagccgagtctccccaattagaaacaatagactgtgccagtactatttcgcattgtctgtgatgaggcgttagtagcgatcctagtggttagcaactatctatggatgcatattccctacgtattgagcttcgtgactgtatatactagactgtgctattactactacttccgacattaatattactgctactacttccaATATCATTACTGCTGCTGCGATTGCAAGTGATGatccgtcttcaaagtttatatcgtctatctatctgttcttgAACATCCAATAGATATTTCCTATAGGTAGCCTACTCAATTAAAATCCTGATTTCcaatgcaaatatttatttaatgacaaATGATTTTAGCACGATAACACTCCTACAATAAATCTAGACTAGGATGGCAGAACATGATGTCACTTTTTGCCATTTTCTGTTTTTCAGCTCAGTTGGTAGGTTTCATGATATGTCTAGGgtgaataattacagtaataccgttccatatttcatggacaaatacggtctacaacaaattgaagtaataggccttatggttggagcgcgcggaactattaccggtttcttcttccagacctggcaacgtttcggcctacagaggaaggcaattgatgacatcgttcttgcagctctgagaggatcaatatttatactccgcaaccatctctacggtcaacaatgatcttcaactaattaattagtagctacttatttattcagtcatttcttgtcattgttgtacGACTCCCTTCAACTtgaacatatgtatattatttatacttccaactgcctattgctcaatatgctctgtctctgtggcagcctgttaatacagggagctgttatcttttagataaataaataaaataagtctaGTCACTTCATGATATGTCATATCTTTCAATTTTGTGAAGTGTACATATCAAGTTTGGTCTTAGAATTTGTAAGGTGTCAAATATTGATATGTTGACATAACATGTTTTGCCATCTGCTATTCAGGAAACTTTCCAAGTTAAAACGTGTGCGTTGACACTTCATCAATGCAAGATAATGATTAACAactgtttgaaattttaatttattatacagtttaaattattacactAGTTTAGAGCGAAATCAATGGTGTCTTATGTGAGCAAAATGCTTTGATGTGACATGCAtggtttgaaatttcaaagaaaaGGCTCTTTAATGATACATAAAGCCCTGAAAAAGTGTGAAATAATGTAACTAGAGCAGGAATATTATAGTTATATGCTTCCTTCTCATCTTAGTGCAGTAAAATGTTAATAATGGATATGAATTAGAAGACATGGAGGTCACCacagatataaaaaaaacaaactagTACGGACTTAGGAGGAAAAATGATGGAAACACAGTCAACGCGGTCAACTGCGATGAAGATTACTACAAGTACGcaacaatataattttatggatTTGGAAGAAAATACGAAGGAAATCAGAGTTAACGTTATTAATTACTAATGCATTTGCAAGTCAAGAATTTGACCTATTTGATATGTCTTTCATAAATGATGAAAGTGACGAATGTGATTCAATTGCTGATAGTGACTGAAGCCCTGGAAATTCTATATCTAAAAAGGGGGgagattttaatttattatcaacatATGTTACACGCGAAAGCTGTAATGAGCAAGACATTTCAGATGTAAATCCTCAAACATTGCAGGTAATGGATAGTGAGAAAACACAGAGACAGATAATAACAAGACAAGATCCAAGGAAGGGTTCAATACACTAAGAAACAGAGTATAATATTGATAAGAGAAGATTAAATCAGTTTTAGAGGAAATGTAGAAACtcaggaacagatgataataACAAGAGAAGATTGAATCAGTTctacagtaaataaagaaactcaACAGCAGGATAGTGACAAAAGAAGATCCAATAAATTCTATAAGAAAGTAAGAGagtaaaacaaacaaaacattcaagacagaagaagagaaaattaagaaGGAATGTGGGATGGAGTATATTGCGAGAAAGGATGAAACAGTTCCTGCTAAAACTTTTAGACCTctggtcggcctggttggcgcagttggtatagcgctggccttctatgtccgaggttgcgggttcgatcccggttcaggtcgatggcatttaagtgtgcttaaatgcgacaggctcatgttagtagatttactgccatgtaaaagaactcctgcgggacaaaattccggcacaccggcgacgctaatataacctcggtagatgcaagcatcattaaataaaacataacattaacatatagaCCTCTAGTTTAATGCTGTTGAAGAATATACCGTACATCACTTTCTCAAGAAAAACAAATTCATCttcagaattttaaagaaatatgaaaaatacttTCAAAACGTAATATTATCCAAGATGAAAGTTAAAGcaaaaatagaggaaaaaatatATCCAGcatacaagaaaaattattttaaattattcattcacaAATTGCAGGGGATGAAACAAttcaattgttaaaaaaaatgttttcacatATTCATGGCCTATAATCGAGAGGTCAGATAAATAATCTTATACATAAGAAGGTTTCTCCATGTAGATTTATTACACCTGACAGTAGAGGAAAGTATGATCCAAAAACTAAAAACAGAGAGGAGAGAAACTACAGTATTacctacataaaacaatttactaacATATATCCAAAACATGACAGTcattatcagtggcggctcgtggatattgaaataaggggggctgcatacaaaaataaaccgaacaagttattttatttaaagattagttccatgcgccttgtcttgtaggttgcaaacttttgaatcatcttcttattaaaatccggtatttcgtttaacataatctttgcaatggaaaacatagctaatgcggtcacttctctcatcgtatttctaagataggattttactctcttcaaacacgaaaagcaacgttctggtgcggaagttgtcattggtatggtgacagctatgcgtagtagttccacaacttctgaaaatgaggactgcaagttctcagacagaagaaactgcaagagcttgactgcgtcactgatatttttgaattcttgtctctgatacaacacagtgagttacgttttagtttgtctttatcgaacattggaaaaagcttcacacatacatttgggtcattttcaggaaatgagcttttgtagcattcaaatttttcttgatctatgaactggaatcgggtgttaacttgtgtgataatgaggtcacacacttccttggctgcaccaacccttgtctgaatcccttccaccttacgacgctttttagggttttcattttcacaaatctcgctgctcaactgtgcttgcctcatttattgtgatgttgttagatgtttcagattccattatggatggaaaacattctagcaatggctccttctcatgaacaacatttactgttctta
Proteins encoded:
- the LOC138697888 gene encoding tetra-peptide repeat homeobox protein 1-like, whose protein sequence is MRLLICTLLIATMARAEEDKKEDTKTVKRGLHDLGYGGGDFGHGGGLSLGGHEGLSLGGGHSFGGGGFGGGESHHEAHIKAITITKEVKVPVPHPYPVHVEKKVPVPVKVPVPVHVDKPYPVPVPKPYPVYVEKKVPYPVEKKVPYPVKVPVKVPYPVPHPVHVPKPYPVKVPVPHPYPVKVPVIVEKKVPVFIKGHEGGDFGGHSFGGHGFEGHSFGGEGGFGGHH